The Pseudomonadota bacterium region GTGAAATAAAGGCGGACTTTGCCGCCGAGATTATTGTCGGTTTCGCCCGTATCGACGGCTATACGCTGGGAATCATCGCCAATCAACCGCTGGTGAAAGCCGGATGCATGACGGTTGAAAGCTCTCGCAAACAGGCCCGTTTTATCCGTTTCTGTGATTGTTTCAATATCCCGTTGGTATTGTTGGTTGATACCCCCGGCTATCTGCCTGGTAAAGATCAGGAACATGCCGGTATAATCACTCATGGAGCCAAGGTTCTTTATGCCCTGTCAGAGTCAACTGTACCAAAAGTGGCAGTCCTGCTGCGGAAAGTCTATGGTGGTGCGGCTCTGGGGATGGGGATTTTGCCGGGTTTTGGTACCGACCTGATCTATGCCTGGCCGACGGCTGAGATCGGGGCTATGGGGGCCGAACAGGCGGTTGGTCTCTTTTATGGAAAAGAGCTCAAAACTGCCGCCAAGCCGGAACAATTCAGAGCTGAAAAGGTGGTTCAATATCGCGAACTTTATGCTGATGCCCTCTCTCTGGCTTCACAGGTGACCTATGTTCAGGATATTATCGAACCACGCGAGACCCGCCGTATACTGAGCCGGTCGCTGCGGCTCCTGCGGGGCAAGGAGCGCCGCCGCCGTCCAGGACATCATGGCAACATCCCATTGTAGGCTACCTTGAAAAATGGCCTTTGTGTTCGATTACTGCGTTAGGCTCAAATTATAATTCTCAAAATATGAAATATATTTCTGTGGTTATAATTTCTCGCCTGTCTTGTACTCAAACAAAAATTCTAATTTTTCAATACAGCCTCTAACCAATAAAACGAGGTGGTCTGATGAATTTTTCTTTTACTGAAGAACAGTTGATGCTGCGTGACCTGGCGCGGAAATTTGCCGAAAATGAGATGCGGCCGTTATTACGTGAGCATGAAAATCAGCGTCGTACTCCGGAAGCCCTAGTCAAAAAATTGGCTGATATTGGCTTTTTAGGAGCACATCTGCCGAAAGAGTATGGGGGATCCGCCCTTGATTATCTTTCCGCCGCCATAATCTGGGAAGAGCTCAGCAAGGTGAGTTGGACCATGGCTCTCGGGACACTTGGTCATGCGGTGTTAAGTGGTACCATCCTGATGAAAGTTGCCACTTCGGAGCAGAAGGAGCAATATCTGGCACCGCTTTGTCGTGGTGAGTTGATGTTTGCCACTGCCACGGTGGAGCCTAACGCCGGCAGTGACCCCGGTGCTATCGAGTGCAGAGCAATTTTAAAAGGTGATTATTGGCTTCTTAACGGGACCAAGAATTTTGTCACCGGGGGCGGACTTGCCGACTATCTCCTGGTTCTGGCCCAGACCGACAAAAAACTTGGTATTAAAGGGATGGTGCTCTTGCTGGTTGATAGCAAGACGGCGGGTATAAGTTTTGA contains the following coding sequences:
- a CDS encoding acyl-CoA dehydrogenase family protein, which codes for MNFSFTEEQLMLRDLARKFAENEMRPLLREHENQRRTPEALVKKLADIGFLGAHLPKEYGGSALDYLSAAIIWEELSKVSWTMALGTLGHAVLSGTILMKVATSEQKEQYLAPLCRGELMFATATVEPNAGSDPGAIECRAILKGDYWLLNGTKNFVTGGGLADYLLVLAQTDKKLGIKGMVLLLVDSKTAGISFEDVRLVGGRTSNIVNLAFSDCQVPAENIIGKVGRGLHGAFYGIDTARVFITAGALGMAQGCLDASLKYVQERTQFGKAIGGFQLVQEV